The following proteins come from a genomic window of Achromobacter sp. AONIH1:
- a CDS encoding PepSY-associated TM helix domain-containing protein, with product MDSHLPSRRRAYWLKTLHQWHWISSAICLLGMLLFAVTGLTLNNASHIESKAVVTTRHATLPQDALGQLAPAPGRKKAPLPDAVSRWLDRELDTSTAGKPAEWSADEIYLSLPRAGGDAWLSIDLASGDIEYERTDRGWISYLNDLHKGRNTGLAWSWFLDVFAVACLVFSLTGLVLLKLHAGNRAATWPMVGLGIVIPVVLALLFIH from the coding sequence ATGGACAGTCATCTCCCCTCCCGGCGCCGGGCCTACTGGCTCAAGACGCTGCACCAATGGCACTGGATCAGTTCGGCGATCTGCCTGCTGGGCATGTTGCTGTTCGCGGTCACGGGGCTGACGCTGAACAACGCTTCCCATATCGAATCGAAGGCCGTGGTCACCACGCGCCATGCCACGCTGCCGCAAGACGCGCTGGGCCAGCTCGCGCCCGCGCCCGGCCGGAAGAAGGCGCCGCTGCCCGACGCCGTGTCGCGCTGGCTGGACCGCGAACTGGACACGTCCACCGCCGGCAAGCCGGCCGAATGGTCCGCCGATGAAATCTACCTGTCGCTGCCGCGCGCCGGCGGCGACGCCTGGCTGTCGATCGACCTGGCCAGCGGCGACATCGAATACGAACGCACCGACCGGGGCTGGATCTCGTACCTGAACGACCTGCACAAGGGCCGCAATACCGGCCTGGCCTGGAGCTGGTTCCTGGACGTGTTCGCCGTGGCCTGTCTGGTCTTTTCGCTGACCGGTCTGGTGCTGCTGAAACTGCACGCCGGCAACCGCGCCGCGACCTGGCCCATGGTCGGCCTGGGGATCGTGATCCCCGTGGTGCTGGCCCTGCTCTTCATCCATTGA
- a CDS encoding DUF4198 domain-containing protein encodes MKQSMKHLAAALALCLPFAAGAHDVWVVPSSTVLSGADSWITVDAAVGNDKFHFNHAPLRLDGLAVTAPDGSAAEAENLNRGKLRSTFDLQLKQSGTYRVAVVNDGVFARWKEDGKPKRYFGKPEGMAQAVPAKADELEVSQSLGRVETFVTAGKPSAVKPVGRGLELAPVTHPNDLYAGETTTFQMLLDGQPAPDLEMTIVAGGIRYRDQVGEIKAKTDKDGKFSVKWPQPGLYWVEAGMEDAKVSVPQAKKRRLSYAGTFEVLKP; translated from the coding sequence ATGAAGCAATCCATGAAACACCTGGCCGCCGCCCTGGCGCTGTGCCTGCCCTTCGCCGCCGGCGCGCACGACGTCTGGGTCGTGCCGTCCTCCACCGTGCTGTCGGGCGCCGACAGCTGGATCACCGTGGACGCCGCCGTCGGCAACGACAAGTTCCACTTCAACCACGCGCCGCTGCGCCTGGACGGACTGGCCGTGACCGCGCCGGACGGCTCGGCCGCCGAGGCCGAGAACCTCAATCGAGGCAAGCTGCGCAGCACCTTCGACCTGCAGCTCAAGCAGAGCGGCACCTACCGCGTGGCCGTGGTCAACGACGGCGTGTTCGCGCGCTGGAAGGAAGACGGCAAGCCCAAGCGCTATTTCGGCAAGCCCGAGGGCATGGCCCAGGCCGTGCCTGCCAAGGCCGACGAGCTGGAAGTCTCGCAAAGCCTGGGCCGCGTCGAAACCTTCGTCACCGCCGGCAAGCCCAGCGCCGTCAAGCCCGTGGGCCGAGGCCTGGAACTGGCGCCCGTCACGCACCCGAACGACCTGTACGCGGGCGAGACCACCACCTTCCAGATGCTGCTGGACGGCCAGCCCGCCCCGGACCTGGAAATGACCATCGTGGCCGGCGGCATCCGCTATCGCGACCAGGTCGGCGAGATCAAGGCCAAGACCGACAAGGACGGCAAGTTCTCGGTCAAGTGGCCGCAGCCGGGCCTGTACTGGGTCGAGGCCGGCATGGAAGACGCCAAGGTCAGCGTGCCGCAGGCCAAGAAGCGCCGCCTGTCCTACGCCGGCACCTTCGAAGTGCTCAAGCCCTGA
- a CDS encoding SDR family oxidoreductase, with protein sequence MKDKCVLITGATKGIGWALTQRLSDLGCHVVGIARNTTDVDFPGYLYACDLSDAGRTEEVLREIRDKFPVDAVVNNVGLVTPQPLGEIDLASLYSVLDLNVRVAVQVTQAFVESMKVRRAGRIVNVCSRAIHGGLERTAYSAAKSALVGCTRTWALELAEYGITVNAVAPGPIETEMFRATRPAGSDAEKRALASVPMKRLGAPAEVAAAIAFLLSDDAGFITGQVLGVDGGGSLGGRT encoded by the coding sequence ATGAAGGACAAATGCGTGCTCATCACGGGAGCCACCAAGGGCATAGGCTGGGCGCTGACCCAGCGGCTGTCCGATCTGGGCTGCCACGTGGTCGGTATCGCGCGCAACACCACCGACGTGGATTTCCCCGGCTACCTGTATGCCTGTGATCTGTCCGACGCCGGCCGCACCGAGGAAGTGCTGCGCGAGATCCGCGACAAATTCCCCGTGGACGCGGTGGTCAACAACGTTGGCCTGGTGACGCCGCAGCCGTTGGGCGAGATCGACCTGGCCTCGCTGTACAGCGTGCTGGACCTGAACGTGCGCGTCGCGGTGCAGGTGACGCAGGCCTTCGTCGAATCGATGAAGGTGCGCCGCGCGGGCCGTATCGTCAACGTGTGCAGCCGCGCCATCCACGGCGGCCTGGAGCGCACCGCCTATTCGGCGGCCAAGAGCGCGCTGGTCGGCTGTACCCGCACCTGGGCGCTGGAACTGGCCGAGTACGGCATCACCGTCAACGCGGTGGCGCCGGGCCCGATCGAGACCGAGATGTTCCGCGCCACTCGTCCCGCCGGCAGCGACGCCGAGAAGCGCGCATTGGCCTCCGTGCCGATGAAGCGCCTGGGCGCGCCGGCCGAAGTGGCGGCCGCCATCGCCTTCCTGCTGTCCGACGACGCCGGCTTCATCACCGGCCAGGTGCTGGGCGTGGATGGGGGCGGCAGCCTGGGCGGACGCACCTGA
- the hpnE gene encoding hydroxysqualene dehydroxylase HpnE produces the protein MKAAVIGAGWAGLAAAVALREAGAKVTVFEAGHTPGGRARRVFHGEFDTPLDNGQHLLSGAYRHTLALMRRVGRNPDALLMRRPLRLASLDGRFRLSAPRLPAPLHLAVAVLGARGLSWSDRLGMLRLMRGLKAMSWAPPREWTVLQLLRHYAQSDTLIRQLWDPLCLAALNTPTAQASAGLYARVLRDSLGGRREASDLLLPCTDLSALWPDAAARHLTMRYGNTVRQLQPSQDGVVVNQERFDAAVLAVPPAFAARLLDAPLREAGAGGLLDALKSFDYLPIATLNLRLAGPWRLPEPMMMLREDPARGHLGQWLFDRARLVGDDKTGELAVVASAAVGVAERNRQPVIEALIDQVAEQAARHPARLPPLPEIRAAELFIEKRATFAAVPGLTRPLNTTPWRALALAGDWTDTGYPGVLEGAVMSGLAAARTLNPRAT, from the coding sequence GTGAAGGCCGCGGTCATCGGCGCGGGCTGGGCCGGCCTGGCCGCCGCCGTGGCGCTGCGCGAGGCCGGCGCCAAGGTCACTGTCTTCGAAGCAGGCCACACGCCCGGCGGACGCGCGCGGCGCGTCTTCCACGGCGAATTCGACACGCCGCTGGACAACGGCCAGCACCTGCTGTCCGGCGCCTACCGCCACACGCTGGCGCTGATGCGGCGCGTCGGCCGCAACCCCGACGCCCTGCTGATGCGCCGCCCGCTGCGGCTGGCCAGCCTGGACGGCCGCTTCCGCCTGTCGGCTCCGCGCCTGCCGGCGCCCTTGCACCTGGCCGTGGCCGTGCTGGGCGCGCGCGGCCTGTCCTGGTCCGACCGCCTGGGCATGCTGCGCCTGATGCGCGGACTCAAGGCCATGTCCTGGGCGCCGCCGCGCGAATGGACCGTGCTGCAGCTGCTGCGCCACTACGCGCAATCCGACACCCTGATCCGCCAGCTATGGGATCCGCTCTGCCTGGCCGCGCTGAACACGCCCACCGCCCAGGCCAGCGCCGGGCTCTATGCGCGCGTGCTGCGCGACAGCCTGGGCGGCAGGCGCGAAGCCAGCGACCTGCTGCTGCCCTGCACCGACCTGTCGGCGTTGTGGCCGGACGCCGCCGCGCGGCACCTGACCATGCGCTACGGCAACACGGTGCGCCAGCTGCAGCCCTCGCAAGACGGCGTGGTCGTCAACCAGGAGCGCTTCGACGCCGCCGTGCTGGCCGTGCCACCCGCCTTCGCCGCGCGCCTGCTGGACGCGCCGCTGCGCGAGGCCGGCGCCGGCGGCCTGCTGGACGCGCTCAAGTCCTTCGACTACCTGCCGATCGCCACGCTGAATCTCCGGCTGGCCGGCCCCTGGCGCCTGCCCGAACCCATGATGATGCTGCGCGAGGATCCCGCGCGCGGCCATCTGGGCCAATGGCTGTTCGACCGCGCGCGCCTGGTCGGTGACGACAAGACAGGCGAGCTGGCCGTCGTGGCCAGCGCCGCCGTCGGCGTGGCCGAGCGCAACCGCCAGCCGGTGATCGAGGCCCTGATCGACCAGGTGGCCGAGCAGGCGGCCCGCCACCCCGCGCGGCTGCCGCCGCTGCCCGAGATCCGGGCGGCCGAACTGTTCATCGAAAAACGCGCCACCTTCGCCGCCGTGCCGGGCCTGACCCGGCCGCTGAACACCACGCCCTGGCGCGCGCTGGCGCTGGCCGGCGACTGGACCGACACCGGCTATCCCGGCGTGCTGGAAGGCGCGGTGATGAGCGGGCTGGCCGCCGCCAGGACGCTCAACCCGCGCGCCACCTGA
- the crcB gene encoding fluoride efflux transporter CrcB, which yields MSAYQTLIPLNFLAVGLGAALGAWARWLAGLWLNIESWPWGTLAVNLVGGYLIGLLLALVTAHPEWPAWVRLGAITGFLGGLTTFSTFSAETVAMLERGAYGSALGYAGISLAGSLLLTGAGLATAALFR from the coding sequence ATGTCCGCATACCAGACCCTGATTCCCCTGAACTTCCTGGCCGTCGGCCTGGGCGCCGCGCTGGGCGCGTGGGCCCGCTGGCTGGCCGGACTATGGCTGAACATCGAGTCCTGGCCCTGGGGCACGCTGGCCGTGAACCTCGTCGGCGGGTATCTGATCGGCCTGCTGCTCGCGCTGGTGACGGCGCATCCGGAATGGCCGGCCTGGGTGCGTTTGGGCGCCATCACCGGCTTTCTGGGTGGCCTGACCACGTTCTCGACCTTTTCCGCCGAGACCGTGGCCATGCTGGAACGCGGCGCCTATGGCAGCGCGCTGGGCTATGCCGGCATCAGCCTGGCAGGTTCGCTGCTGCTGACGGGGGCAGGGCTGGCGACGGCGGCGTTGTTCCGCTGA
- the alr gene encoding alanine racemase → MPRPISATISVSALTHNLATVRRHLDQTAAAAQGLPPSIWAVIKANAYGHGIEQAVAGFSSAQGLAMLDLDEAVRCREAGWGGPILLLEGFFEPADLDIVDRYHLSTSVHHREQLDMLARARLSRKVDIMLKLNSGMNRLGFSPAAYPAAFERAQLLQQQGVLGSVGKMTHFACADGPQGVNEQLGLFNSVTHRFPGAVSVCNSAATLRFAEIAVGSETQAHWVRPGVCLYGASPFADADAASFGLRPAQSLRSEIIAVQELKAGDSVGYGAIFRAERAMRIGVVACGYADGYPRHASTGTPVMVAGVRTQLVGRVSMDMLMVDLDPVPAAGVGSPVSLWGEDGPSVDEVAQAAGTIGYELLCAVAPRVPVIREP, encoded by the coding sequence ATGCCGCGTCCCATATCCGCCACCATTTCCGTTTCCGCGCTTACCCACAACCTGGCCACGGTGCGCCGCCACCTGGATCAGACCGCCGCGGCGGCCCAGGGCCTGCCGCCGTCCATCTGGGCCGTCATCAAGGCCAATGCCTACGGCCACGGCATCGAACAGGCGGTGGCGGGGTTCTCCTCGGCGCAGGGGCTGGCGATGCTGGACCTGGACGAGGCGGTGCGCTGCCGCGAGGCCGGCTGGGGCGGTCCGATCCTGCTGCTGGAGGGTTTCTTCGAACCCGCCGACCTGGACATCGTCGACCGCTATCACCTGAGCACCAGCGTGCATCACCGCGAGCAGCTCGACATGCTGGCGCGGGCGCGCCTGTCGCGCAAGGTGGACATCATGCTCAAGCTGAACAGCGGCATGAACCGGCTGGGTTTCAGCCCGGCGGCCTATCCGGCGGCCTTCGAGCGCGCCCAGCTTCTGCAGCAGCAGGGCGTGCTGGGCTCGGTCGGCAAGATGACCCATTTCGCCTGCGCCGATGGTCCGCAGGGCGTCAACGAGCAGCTGGGCCTGTTCAATTCGGTGACGCACAGATTCCCGGGCGCGGTCAGCGTCTGCAATTCCGCCGCCACGCTGCGCTTCGCGGAAATCGCCGTCGGTTCCGAGACCCAGGCGCACTGGGTGCGGCCGGGCGTCTGCCTGTACGGCGCCTCGCCCTTCGCCGACGCGGACGCGGCCTCCTTCGGCCTGCGGCCTGCCCAGTCGCTGCGTTCCGAGATCATCGCGGTACAGGAACTCAAGGCCGGCGATTCGGTCGGCTACGGCGCCATTTTCCGCGCCGAGCGCGCCATGCGCATCGGCGTCGTGGCCTGCGGTTACGCCGACGGCTATCCCCGGCACGCCTCCACCGGCACGCCCGTCATGGTGGCAGGCGTGCGCACCCAGCTGGTTGGGCGGGTGTCCATGGACATGCTGATGGTCGATCTGGACCCGGTGCCCGCCGCCGGCGTGGGCTCGCCGGTCTCGCTCTGGGGCGAGGACGGCCCGTCGGTGGACGAGGTGGCGCAGGCCGCCGGCACCATCGGCTACGAGTTGCTGTGCGCGGTGGCGCCGCGCGTGCCGGTCATCCGCGAACCCTGA
- the hpnD gene encoding presqualene diphosphate synthase HpnD: MTPDEYCQDKAAKSGSSFYYSFLFLPPERRRAITALYAFCREVDDVVDECTDPSLARVKLAWWRTQIDQMFEGKPEHPVTLALRPHLQSCSITRERLLAVVDGMEMDLDQTRYLDWPGLRKYCWHAAGVVGELSAGVFGYSDPRTLVYAEKLGLAFQMTNIIRDVGDDARRGRIYIPVNDMQQFEVKASDILNGEYSERFSALMKFQADRARELYREAMRSLPEADRRAQRPGLMMAAIYHALLDEIERDNWQVLHQRISLTPLRKLWLAWKTWVGGGRGLVRRLAR, translated from the coding sequence ATGACCCCTGACGAATACTGCCAGGACAAGGCCGCCAAGAGCGGCTCCAGCTTCTACTACTCGTTCCTGTTCCTGCCGCCCGAGCGCCGCCGCGCGATCACCGCGCTGTACGCTTTCTGCCGCGAGGTCGACGACGTGGTCGACGAGTGCACCGACCCCTCGCTGGCCCGCGTCAAGCTGGCCTGGTGGCGCACCCAGATCGACCAGATGTTCGAAGGCAAGCCCGAGCACCCGGTGACGCTCGCGCTGCGGCCGCACCTGCAGAGCTGTTCGATCACGCGCGAGCGGCTGCTGGCGGTGGTCGACGGCATGGAAATGGACCTGGACCAGACCCGCTACCTGGACTGGCCGGGCCTGCGCAAATACTGCTGGCACGCCGCCGGCGTGGTGGGCGAGCTGTCGGCCGGCGTGTTCGGCTACAGCGACCCGCGGACCCTGGTCTACGCCGAGAAGCTGGGCCTGGCGTTCCAGATGACCAACATCATCCGCGACGTGGGCGACGACGCCCGCCGCGGCCGCATCTACATCCCGGTCAACGACATGCAGCAGTTCGAGGTCAAGGCCTCGGACATCCTCAATGGCGAATACTCCGAGCGCTTCTCGGCGCTGATGAAGTTCCAGGCCGACCGCGCCCGCGAGCTGTACCGCGAGGCCATGCGCAGCCTGCCCGAGGCCGACCGGCGCGCGCAGCGGCCGGGCCTGATGATGGCGGCCATCTATCACGCGCTGCTCGACGAGATCGAGCGCGACAACTGGCAGGTGCTGCACCAGCGCATTTCGCTGACGCCCCTGCGCAAGCTCTGGCTAGCCTGGAAAACCTGGGTGGGCGGCGGCCGCGGGCTGGTCCGCCGGCTGGCGCGGTGA
- the hpaH gene encoding 2-oxo-hept-4-ene-1,7-dioate hydratase yields MLDTATVRALAARLHEAERTRTQIRQISLDHPDIGIPDAYAIQKAWMEIKLAEGRVKRGHKIGLTSRAMQQASQIDEPDFGMLLDDMFFQDGAEIPAGRFILPRLEVELAFVLGKRLQGPNVTLFQVYDAVDYVIPALEIIDARSHGIDPDSKRPRKVFDTIADNAANAGVVLGGRPVKIGELDLRWIGAILSRNAVIEETGVAAGVLNHPANGVVWLANKLAAHDVALEAGEIILSGSFTRPVAARAGDTFNVDYGVLGSVNCQFI; encoded by the coding sequence ATGCTGGACACCGCCACCGTGCGCGCCCTCGCGGCGCGCCTGCACGAAGCCGAACGCACCCGGACGCAGATCCGCCAGATCTCGCTCGACCATCCCGACATCGGCATCCCCGACGCCTACGCCATCCAGAAGGCCTGGATGGAAATCAAGCTGGCCGAGGGGCGCGTCAAGCGCGGCCACAAGATCGGCCTGACCTCGCGCGCCATGCAGCAGGCCTCGCAGATCGACGAACCCGATTTCGGCATGCTGCTGGACGACATGTTCTTCCAGGACGGCGCCGAGATTCCCGCCGGCCGCTTCATCCTGCCGCGCCTGGAGGTCGAGCTGGCCTTCGTGCTGGGCAAGCGCCTGCAAGGCCCGAACGTCACGCTGTTCCAGGTCTACGACGCGGTGGACTACGTGATCCCTGCGCTGGAGATCATCGACGCGCGCTCGCACGGCATCGATCCCGACAGCAAGCGGCCGCGCAAGGTCTTCGACACCATCGCCGACAATGCCGCCAACGCCGGCGTGGTGCTGGGCGGGCGACCAGTGAAAATCGGCGAGCTGGACCTGCGCTGGATCGGCGCCATCCTGTCGCGCAACGCCGTCATCGAGGAGACCGGCGTGGCCGCCGGCGTCTTGAATCATCCGGCCAATGGCGTAGTATGGCTGGCGAACAAGCTGGCCGCCCATGACGTGGCGCTGGAAGCGGGCGAGATCATCCTGTCGGGTTCCTTCACCCGGCCGGTCGCGGCCCGCGCCGGCGACACCTTCAACGTCGACTACGGCGTGCTCGGCTCCGTCAACTGCCAATTCATCTGA
- a CDS encoding DUF2271 domain-containing protein encodes MRKLLLPALVAGLIARTANAADLGLSIEVPRLDVAEYHRPYVAIWIENPDQSVAADLAVWYDVAKKNNEGTEWLKDMRQWWRRSGRNQQFPVDGVSGATKPAGKHALAFNGAAKPLAQLKPGQYAVVVEAAREVGGRELLRIPFQWPPQKAEQLSARGEHELGAIALDLKP; translated from the coding sequence ATGCGCAAGCTATTGCTGCCGGCCCTCGTGGCCGGACTGATCGCCCGGACCGCCAACGCGGCCGACCTGGGCCTGTCCATCGAGGTGCCGCGCCTGGACGTGGCCGAATACCACCGCCCCTATGTGGCGATCTGGATCGAGAACCCCGACCAGAGCGTGGCCGCCGACCTGGCCGTCTGGTACGACGTGGCCAAGAAGAACAACGAAGGCACCGAATGGCTCAAGGACATGCGCCAGTGGTGGCGCCGCAGCGGCCGCAACCAGCAGTTCCCGGTGGACGGCGTGAGCGGCGCGACCAAGCCCGCCGGCAAGCACGCGCTGGCCTTCAATGGCGCCGCCAAGCCGCTGGCCCAGCTCAAGCCCGGCCAGTACGCCGTGGTGGTGGAAGCGGCCCGCGAGGTCGGCGGTCGCGAGCTGCTGCGCATCCCCTTCCAATGGCCGCCGCAGAAGGCCGAACAGCTGAGCGCGCGCGGCGAGCATGAGCTGGGCGCCATCGCGCTGGACCTGAAGCCGTGA
- the hpaI gene encoding 4-hydroxy-2-oxoheptanedioate aldolase, whose amino-acid sequence MDILTNPFKQALRAGKPQIGLWAGLASAYTSEICAGAGFDWLLIDGEHAPNTLQTTLAQLQSVAAYPVAPVVRPAWNDPVQIKQILDTGAQTLLVPMVQSAEEAAAAVAAVRYPPAGIRGVGSALARSSRWNRIPNYLTRANDQMCVLVQIETPRAVDALDDILAVDGVDGAFIGPADLSANMGYLGQPDHPKVTQAIDEAIRRIVQSGKAAGILHSNVERARHYLSLGASFVAVGVDAVLLARAAERLAGEFKNVAAPAPAKGPY is encoded by the coding sequence ATGGACATCCTGACCAATCCCTTCAAGCAGGCGCTGCGCGCCGGCAAGCCCCAGATCGGCCTGTGGGCCGGCCTGGCAAGCGCCTATACGTCCGAGATCTGCGCCGGCGCCGGCTTCGACTGGCTGCTGATCGACGGCGAGCACGCCCCCAACACGCTGCAGACCACGCTGGCGCAACTGCAGTCGGTGGCCGCCTATCCGGTCGCGCCGGTGGTGCGCCCGGCCTGGAACGACCCCGTGCAGATCAAGCAGATCCTGGACACCGGCGCGCAGACGCTGCTGGTGCCCATGGTGCAGTCGGCCGAGGAAGCCGCCGCCGCCGTCGCCGCGGTGCGCTATCCGCCCGCCGGCATCCGCGGCGTGGGCAGCGCGCTGGCCCGCTCCTCGCGCTGGAACCGCATCCCCAACTACCTGACGCGCGCCAACGATCAAATGTGCGTGCTGGTGCAGATCGAAACCCCGCGCGCCGTCGACGCGCTGGATGACATCCTGGCGGTGGACGGCGTGGATGGCGCCTTCATCGGCCCCGCCGACCTGTCCGCCAACATGGGCTACCTGGGCCAGCCCGACCATCCCAAGGTCACGCAGGCCATCGACGAGGCCATCCGCCGCATCGTGCAGAGCGGCAAGGCCGCCGGCATCCTGCACAGCAATGTCGAGCGGGCCAGGCACTACCTGTCGCTGGGCGCCAGCTTCGTGGCGGTGGGCGTGGACGCGGTGCTGCTGGCGCGCGCCGCCGAACGGCTGGCCGGCGAGTTCAAGAACGTCGCGGCGCCAGCGCCCGCCAAGGGACCGTACTAG
- a CDS encoding FAD:protein FMN transferase has product MSAPASYAPRGAPAPVVRVAYAAPPSRPATRAAALAGATMGTTWSARLALPEGCAETSARQAIQAALDEVVAEMSTWEDHSDITRYNRAGPGWRALPAGFWHVLTHALALAEESGGAYDPTVGPLVNAWGFGPHQRAFEPPSPAAVEAARARCGWRRVKLDPERRAAWQEGGTYLDLSSIAKGHGVDRAAQALDALGATGYLVEVGGELRARGLRPDGQPWRVAVEVPDASDAHALALPLRDLSIATSGDYRRHAGSGDARYAHTIDPRDGQPVRNGVASVTVLHADCMQADALATALTVLGETEGLDLARRHGLAALFILRETGGFRLAATPAFQALAAQS; this is encoded by the coding sequence ATGTCCGCGCCCGCGTCCTACGCGCCCCGGGGCGCGCCCGCGCCCGTGGTGCGCGTGGCCTACGCTGCCCCGCCCTCGCGGCCAGCCACCAGGGCCGCCGCGCTGGCGGGCGCCACCATGGGCACCACCTGGTCGGCCCGGCTGGCGCTGCCCGAGGGCTGCGCCGAAACCTCCGCGCGCCAGGCCATCCAGGCCGCGCTGGACGAGGTGGTGGCCGAGATGAGCACCTGGGAAGACCACAGCGACATCACCCGCTACAACCGCGCCGGTCCCGGCTGGCGCGCGCTGCCCGCCGGCTTCTGGCACGTGCTGACGCACGCGCTGGCGCTGGCCGAAGAAAGCGGCGGCGCCTATGACCCCACCGTCGGCCCGCTGGTCAACGCCTGGGGCTTCGGCCCGCACCAGCGCGCCTTCGAACCGCCCTCGCCCGCCGCCGTCGAAGCGGCCCGCGCGCGCTGCGGCTGGCGACGCGTGAAGCTGGACCCCGAACGCCGCGCCGCCTGGCAGGAAGGCGGCACCTACCTGGACCTGTCCTCGATCGCGAAGGGCCATGGCGTGGACCGCGCCGCGCAGGCGCTGGACGCGCTGGGCGCGACCGGCTATCTGGTGGAAGTCGGCGGCGAGCTGCGCGCGCGCGGCCTGCGGCCCGACGGCCAGCCCTGGCGCGTGGCCGTGGAAGTGCCCGACGCCAGCGACGCCCACGCGTTGGCGCTGCCGCTGCGCGACCTGAGCATCGCCACCTCGGGCGACTACCGCCGCCACGCCGGCAGCGGCGACGCGCGCTACGCCCACACCATCGACCCGCGCGACGGCCAGCCCGTGCGCAACGGCGTGGCCTCGGTCACCGTGCTGCACGCCGACTGCATGCAGGCCGACGCGCTGGCCACGGCGCTGACCGTGCTGGGCGAAACCGAGGGCCTGGACCTGGCCCGCCGCCACGGACTGGCGGCGCTGTTCATCCTGCGCGAAACCGGCGGCTTCCGGCTCGCCGCCACCCCGGCGTTCCAGGCGCTGGCCGCGCAATCTTGA
- the hpnC gene encoding squalene synthase HpnC, whose protein sequence is MPIDHYENFPVASLLLPRRLRGAVTDIYRFARAADDIADEGPASDAERQQQLAAFRAELHRIGAEPGATPAPGDPALARIFGPLAATIARHQLPITPFYDLLSAFEQDIAVARYQDYASLLDYCARSANPVGRLMLHLFHAASPQNLEQSDAICTGLQLVNFWQDVRLDWHKHRVYLPQEDLRRHGVSEEDLAAARLTPAWRELMAFQVERTRALLHFGAPLARRLPGRIGLELRMVVQGGLRVLERIEAGGYDVFMNRPELGAKDWAIMLWRSIK, encoded by the coding sequence ATGCCCATCGATCACTACGAGAACTTCCCCGTCGCCTCGCTGCTGCTGCCGCGCAGGCTGCGCGGCGCCGTGACCGATATATACCGGTTCGCCCGCGCCGCGGACGACATCGCCGACGAAGGACCCGCCAGCGACGCCGAACGGCAACAGCAGCTGGCGGCCTTTCGCGCCGAGCTGCACCGCATCGGCGCCGAGCCGGGCGCCACGCCCGCCCCCGGCGATCCGGCGCTGGCGCGGATATTCGGGCCGCTGGCGGCCACCATCGCGCGCCACCAGCTGCCGATCACGCCGTTCTACGACCTGCTGTCAGCCTTCGAGCAGGACATCGCCGTCGCGCGCTACCAGGACTACGCCTCGCTGCTGGACTACTGCGCGCGCTCGGCCAATCCGGTCGGCCGGCTGATGCTGCATCTGTTCCACGCCGCCAGCCCGCAGAACCTGGAACAATCCGACGCCATCTGCACCGGCCTGCAGCTGGTCAATTTCTGGCAGGACGTGCGCCTCGACTGGCACAAGCACCGCGTCTACCTGCCCCAGGAAGACCTGCGCCGGCATGGCGTCTCCGAGGAAGACCTGGCCGCCGCCCGGCTGACGCCCGCCTGGCGCGAACTGATGGCCTTCCAGGTGGAGCGCACGCGCGCGCTGCTACACTTCGGCGCTCCGCTGGCGCGCCGGCTGCCGGGCCGCATCGGCCTGGAGCTGCGCATGGTGGTGCAGGGCGGGCTGCGCGTGCTCGAACGCATCGAGGCCGGCGGCTACGATGTATTCATGAACCGCCCCGAACTGGGCGCCAAGGACTGGGCCATCATGCTGTGGCGCTCCATCAAGTAA